The Tigriopus californicus strain San Diego chromosome 10, Tcal_SD_v2.1, whole genome shotgun sequence region TGACTCCTGGATAACAAGGCAATAGCACCATTAGAAAAGTGCCCTTCCAGAAAACCTCTTTCAAACACCATAATAAaactataaaaaaaaataatggtgGTAAGCAAGCATAGCTTTCAGCCCTCTAAGGCTTCGATTTTTCATTTAATTCCATGGATGTGTAGAACTGGAAGAAGTTTTTTCAATGGGCAGAAACTTTACGGTCACACTGTACCTTAAATGGGCAGTGAAGCGCCATTGGATGCCTCAACCGCCTGGTCGATCCACCGCCCTCAGGACATGCCCCTGATTACCCTTCCTTTGCTTCTGTCTTCAGTTATATTTTACACTCATACTCTAATTACACATCAGAAGGTGTTCAAGAGCAACCATAAATGTTAATTCGATGATATCAATTTGGGTTTGAGTTATCCATGGGGGCGAAATTTTGCTTGTTAGCGTGTGGGAGATCTGGGATTGAACCCAAACAAACCTCCTGAACTCTATGGCACATTAATCAAGTTTTCTGTAAGTATTTTTGTTCTTACAAAGTTGTTGTTTGTTGAGATAATGTTAGTTTTGAGTGCCaataatttgaagcaaaatttcgCCAACAGCCTGAGgtaatcattttgaaaaaaaaatcttgaacatGCATACCGGCACTGCTGTTTTATCTATCTATAACACCTGTTTTAAGGAAAACATAAATCAAAGGATTATCCCCGTTCTTGATAAGCCATACATCAGCGTAAGTTTTTGGGCAATATGGAAGCATTTTTTACGCTAACCTAATTGCTAAATGTCCGGCAAAAACATCAGaagtaaagaaaaattgaagcctttgaGGCTAATTGAAACGCTTCCAAGTTGTACAAAGCCATTCACCGAGTTCTTGGAAGCCAATCAACCCAATCCTAGTTCACCGTAAAAAGCGGTCTCCTGCAAGcaaatgaactgattttcGGGTTCCAAAATGGCTCAACTGCGTACTACCTTGCGGCCTTCAGTTCTACTTCTCTCAACTTTTTTGAGGTGACCTTCTCGGCTTGCGATACGATCAAATATTCATTCTCCATCTCACCTTAGATCCTGCATCACTTTGTTGACATTCAACCAAAGGCTCGCCGAGAAGACCAAGGCCGAAAAGTTCCGTCTGCAAAGAAGATGGATGACACTAACATCCGAGTATTCTAATATGTGTTGGACTTCTGCGGTTCTAACCGCTGACTTTCCCTTCATTTATAAGTGAATCGCAGCCGTTTGTCAGCTCACTAATTAAAGATAATTACATGTAGAAGTTCTAGaatagaaatgaaaacaagtctCATTTTCTGTTTTATCTGGTGCAAGCAAGTTCAAACTCCTCTCAAGGAGAATGAACAAAGGGACTGCAAATTGAACCCTGACCACGAACTCTATTATGCAGAACCATTAAGGTCGCTCCTAATAGGCTTAATTGGCCGTATCTCAAATCCCCAGCTATCGTACAAACATTCTGGCTATTCAACTGTACTCATGGATCACAAAGTCATCAAAGGCTTGCGATTTCATACTTACAAAAGTGTACTTACAAATCTCCCATTTAATCTATGAACATGTTGCGTCGTCATTTTGTCgaataaaaagtaaaagtgaGTAGATAAAAATCCTCAAAAATCAGGAGAAAATGCCTCGTTTGAAAGAAACCTTCAGGGAAGGATGGATCCAGAAGATCCAAAAAATCTGGGTTCCTATTCTCTGGAGGAACACTTGCTTGGCTTCAAGGGGATCGATTTCGACGAGGAATTGTGATGGATTTGCCGCATTCGTGATGGTTTTGAGGCGTATCCACCTGGGACGACCAATTACATAGATCAGAGACTCCTTCTCTTGCCTCATTCGATCAGAATGGAATAGTATTATGGGATTAATGTGAACCCAATTCATAACAACGATATTTATGAATGGCGAGGGTTATGTGCCTTATTTTCTGAATACCAGCCCGTTGACTTCAAGAACCCGTGTTTTACGGAATGCAAGGATTGGGTTTTAATCCTTGTTGGTACCATGAATtgcaatgatgcattttaaattTCTTATTCATGTATCATTTTGATGGGGTAAATATGATGTGttgttttttaatatttttcaaaaatgaaatgaaacattgaGGTCTCTTTTATTCATATCTTTGGTTGGATTCCAGCGTGCATATTTGATAACTTTTCTGTTAAACTGTGAACCTTACTTCCCTTGCAAGCCCCACTTCTACGTAGAACTCTAAAATGTTTTcgattgaaacattttcaaatgcttaGAAGTGTTTTACTTTTGTGAACTTGTCAAGGAAGAAACCTTTACTGCAGaatttttgcttccacatGCCGTGGTatggaaaatgtaaaaatagaGTAGAGTACAAAGTAGCAAATACATACTTGTACTCAGCGGTCAAAGCTTCAACCTTGAAATACTGATTGGACACATTTTAAGTGAAGGAAAACCGAGGAATACCCACGAAAAAGATTCGAACCGTGGATCGCACGGTTCTGGGCAGAGGCACCTCACGTCAACGCATCAAAGCAGAAACGACAAATTTTGGAGGGCAAGTCTGTGTCACACTTGCAAAGCTTGGCAGAAAGAAAATACAGGATAAAGGGGTATGTGAAccaaaggaaattcaagaaaaatgcagcgaggcaacactgattttcagcattttgtggagggagaaatTAGACAAACAGTGCAGCCAACCTAACCTCGCACTCGCTCTTGaatcccattgaattttcaactttcgAGTCATTTGTGccacaaaactcaaaaatttgtcattttttaggCAGTTCTGTCACTACACTAAGCTCTTTGGTTTAATATCAGAatactttttgtttcaacaagCCGGGAAACTGAATTAAATGAGAAATACACTCTATGCCTGATACTGGTTGGCTCTAAAGTTTGTCTGCCACAAAAtgcggtaaacgttattctccaccgattagttggcggtgctacttttttaaacttaacccaaccttatcaaacctaacctaacccaacctaacctaactcGATAtcaatagcctttaaggtctctctccaaacctttcaaacagtttgtcacaaatttaaaaatgagcaccgccaactaatcggtgaatcggtggagaataacgttaatcacaaaatgctcaaaatcagggttgctgccctacatttttcttgaatttccttcacttaacATGCCCTATTCGAGCAAAACggtgctttttgaaatttagatCAGCTATTGCGGTAGAAATAACTCTTAACAgcttaacattcaaaatgagtAAATGGTGACAAAAAGTATTTAAGGCCGGTGATTTGAGTGATAAACACTAAAGCAAGAGAGGGATTGACAGGGGCTGTAGAAATCGATAAAATCCCGCTGAACTCAAGCCTTAAATGCTTCTTTAGTGGGGTTCTATAATATTCATTTATCGTCCTTCACAAAAATGTAGGCTCTCTGAAGGTCACTTTCACCAAGAAACCTTGCGACTACCTTAAGCAGGGCATCATTAGGGTGTGTCTCCTTCAGGCCTTGCAATGAATGAACATTGAGTAGGCACGTTGTATCATAAAACGTGTTCATTTACCCTTTTTAAAGTTTTAttgagttttctttttcacagAGCTGACCATTACAAGAttataacaaaaaatgaaagagaaactcAAAAAACCGGATTTCTTTTTACTCAAACActctaattttgaaaaaaaggatgcATTTTCAGAAACTTTGTTGgattttggaaattcaaaaagaaaagcagCTCCCTCTTTGAAGACATCCGACTTTTTCCTTCCTAATATTGAATCGTTTTAAAGATTTTACGACTTTTTTTATTCTGTACGACGCACAATTCAAATCTGTCTTAGGAGAATGTGCACTCTTGCACGGGGCTCGAggcaaaatggttttttaaaTGCCCACAATAATTTAGGATGCCAAATATAGACAAATGCCCAAAAAAGGAATTCGTTCAGTTGAAAATTGGCACAAGGGCTAAAAGTAGTTACTTTCTCTAATGTGTGAAATCATCGAATACTCAATTATTGTTTCATTTCATACCTTATAAGTTATAATAACTTACAAGGCATGCGACTGCATTTTTGAGACATCTccagattcatttttttcttttttttttttagagaaattccaatttggcatttttgcaaGTTGTTCTATTAAAGAGGTTCATATGAGTAGGAAAGGCTGTGTTGACGTGAATATTTACATTCGTTAACAAACGTCCTACCGAAAATGAAACGAATATAAGTGACTTTTTTTGAACATTCTGGTATAAGCAGGTGCATAACATATTAGATATAAACGATTTGAGTACCTGGATGCTGCTTTACCATCAATCACATTTCTGATGTATGTGTTAGTCATTTaatataaatgaaaagttaGTATAAGACCCAAAAGCTCCATCGATTAATGCTGAAAGGTCATTATTTGACTTACTAGAGATATttctcttgaatttcctttttaCCAAGAAGCCTAGAGGTATATGTGTTAGTTGATGGAGTTGTCCATTCGATTATCATTGCAAGCCGATTTTGTAATAGGACAAAGACACAATAACGGAAAAGGGTTTGGAAAAGTAACTGGCAAGATCTTTTGAGCACCAAGAAGGTCTTTAATGGAGCACGTGTATTCCCCCTGAATACTGAAAATTCTTACCTCAACTCAAGCTTGCGTTTTTTCCAGGAATAGACCTACCAATACGGTACAATTAGCATTGATTAAGGGtacctttgagcaaaaaggAACACCTAAATTAGCTACCTTTCACAAAGGACCCGTATTCAACGAAAAGAAGTGACTTTTCCTCAGGCGCTCATTTGAGTTATTCAGTTCAGAACAAGTGCGCACGCACTGAGTAGTTGTCAGAGCAAAAAGCACTACAATAGGTATGTAGAATGACCTTGAACCATTCGGAGCTTGCCTGGTAACCAAGCTCTCACAACCACGTGGGGTCCACCCTAACCCCGTCAAGAATTCAATAATTAAACAATCTTTGACGTACGTAGACCATCAATAGACCATTATGTATATCATATTTGGACTCAGACTCCTCACTTCTATCCTTATCAGGAAGTCACATGTTCGATATTGAGGTAGCATTAGTATGTTATATGATAGCTGAAAATAGCTTTGGCGAATTATTGCAAATATTCTACCCTGGTGATTTGGCTTAGTTTGAAGAGTAATTTACCTAAATTTGCTAATTGGGGTTTATTCTCGTTTGACTGGCAACGGAAACAATCCGGCTTTTCAACCCTTTTCTTCACAACATCACGTAATTCACTTATATAGAAATAGTAAAACTCAAATAATTGGTGCCAATCAAACATCATTATCTAACATCCCTTTGTGGGTTGCTGAGGATTAAGATCCTGGGGCAATGGTACTAGGTACTTATCCCAATTATTCTGGCGCTTGTTTCATAACATAGGCCCTTGTAAACAAATAAGCACTAACCAAAATACATTATTTGTTCGTTCGCATCGAAACCAAACTTTTTCCTTGCCATAAGAGCATACCTTTTTGTGGGGGTTATTTCTTCTCGGTTTTTTAATGCATGAGAAAAACTCCTCAAGAAGTGCAAGTTGAACTCAGATCCGTAGAAGTTGTGGCAAAAAGATCATACCATAATAAGCCGTTATTacattgaaattgcttttatTCTTAAAGACATATTTTTAAATCCATACAAGCCATTGTGTTATTTTAAGATTTAGGTTTTGATTTAACcacattcaatttcaaatgcagaaatgaacatgaagatgCCTCTAATACTGCTTTGTTTTTTACTGAGCCCAATTTTAAAAGGATTGCATGATTAATTACTCAATTTTCTCAAGTCGTTTTACAATTGTATTTGAAACTAGACCGGGCTTCACTAACCTTCAAAACGACATTTTTCTGATGTGTGCCCAACACACTTGATGAATGTACCGAGATACCAATTGATAGATAACAAACTCTGTGGTTGACATTGAAGGCCAATATCTAAATATAATTTCTTGTTCTAGGGATTTGTACCCACTCCAAGACCGAACTCATTGTGTTTAAGAGAAGCCTACAACGTGAGAACATATGTAATGACTTTCACTGACTCTCGAACGAATCCATTTGATACATGTGAGTGTCACAGAATAATCCTATTCAACCCTTTCCACCGAAAGATTACCAGGACTATCAAGAAGGATGATGATCTATTACAAAGAAGTGAAACAATATGTGATATGGAGACATGGAACGGTCCAGAGCGCCCTCTGTTTTTAGTGTCTCCATCCTTTATGCCTATGGCAAAACTTTCACACATCAAACCCCTGGGATATTTTCTTGTGGTTAACACTTTGAAAACATTGCTCGACTTTGCCTGGGATAACAATAATATGCTCCTTTGGAATACTCTACTTTTAAAATGTTAGGTACTAGACGAATGATGTTGAATTCCAAATGTTGGAGACACTGGATAACGTTGGATCAAAAGTTGTAATCTGACTGgtctcattttctctctctctctctttcctacATTGTACTATTTGAAGTATTACTATATTAAGGGGAAGCAAACTTATATCTATAAAAGTACCCTTTTCAATTGACAGAATTTGTTACATGAAAAAGGTCCTTTTCCCATCCTCCTAAAATTTACTGATCAAAGGATTTGACAAATGGTTTTACTTGATAAATCAACGAGAATGGGTATGATGTGAGTTTGCCACGATGATGTGTACTTTGATTCAGCTTTCTGAATCACCACATAACATTGATAAAGGGAAATTGATTTGGTTTAACCACTAAAACAATAAATGTTGAAGTTTTAGATAACAAGTTCCCCTAATCAAGTTTGCAATTAcgacatttttgcaaatgaatACGAAACGATTGGTAATGAACGACTTAAACTTTTGCAAGTAAGGAATTAGCCATCAGCGACATCATCTTTTTGGTTTAAGGATCTTCACCACTGTATTCTGAATAAAGGTTCACTCGTATGCGTATAACAAACATATAATACCGTTCTTATCGAGAAAGGGAAAACCCCACTATTCAAACTTTGTTCTGATATTTCTTGAGAAAACCTCTCCAGGGTCCCAATAAGTTGAAGACCCATTCAAAGCCTTCCACCTTTTTCACCGCATCAAGTCAATTTTCTAGCTCACttcacttttcgaattgaaaatggaagccTTCGGGATTATTTCCCCAATTCCTCTTTCGATTGCCATATGACGAAGACAGAACTCGAAAACCATTGAGTGACGATTACAATTAAATCCAATCCCCCACCTTGAAGTTCAATTCAATCGGAAAAAAACTGTTGTTAAGTAGGttcaaaaagctttccaaCCACACTGACCTTGAGCTAAGGATTTCAAACCAGGGCCCTAATTATAGTATCCTTaccttgaacacattttgggacTTGGAATCCTTCACGATTGCGTGTTAATTTTCACGTGGGTCGACACTCTATTGCGTCTATGACTCACATCGTGCCCAGATTTAAGTGGCTAATCGTTGCCTCCACCTCTATTTTACTCCTACACATCTTTTTATCTGGCAAAGCACCATTGATTCAATGCAATGGGTTCCTCGGAATTTTGAATCATATGCTTTTTTCGAATATTCAAGGTTATATTTCTTGATAAACACCTTCTGTGGTTGCTATGAGAGATATAACAAGCCGAATCATAATTGTTATATTTCTGTCTCTAAACAAATGTGAatttgccccccccccaagTTTGAGAGAACCTCCAGCAGTACTTTGATGACGTGATCCATTTCATCCATGTGATACGTGAGGTAGTCGAGCGTGGTCCTTTGGGAAGTGCTTCTTGGAACGTGAGTCAACCCCTCGCCCAGCCATCCGCATTAGTTATCCAATGACGAATCACAAAGCCATCGTTTATTCATCATCCAACATATACTCTCCTATGCCCAACTGAATACCTCTCCTTGGAATCCCAACCGAAATTCCGTCTTCTGAATCCTGACCCGAGACCAGACCGGGACTTCTGCAGTCTGGACCAGTCATTCCCTATGGTTCCAAACTCGTTCATTTTGCACTCTCGTTTTCCTCTGACATGTCCAACTTAACGTGGAGTCCTGCCTGAGGCCCCGGTGCCCAAAGAAGGTGCTCTCGTACGCATTTACGACATGACCAATGTACGTAGAAATATAGTACTCTCCCATAGAGAACTGTACTACCTATGTAGGTAAAGGACTGACTGGCCCTGTTGCTACGTTGTAGTTCAACGTTTCGTTTCATGAGGGAATGCGGAGATTGGCGAACGAAGCTGGCGGCCATCACAAAGCTAAGAGGTGGTTCCTCTTTCGAGCccagttgttgttgtggctgatgatgctgttgttgttggcgttGTTGGAGCTTATGAGGGGAAGATGAGAGGGCAGAAAACAGCTCTCGAGCAGATGAGAAGATCATCCATCCACCTGGGGGGATTGTTCAGTTCATAGATTTGCACCAGACCACGAGGAAGTTGGATAACCTGGGAGTGTGTTCGCATTTACCACTTGAACGTTGGTtcgctcattcattcaatatttgaagCAATTAAATCCACAACATGCCTGGAAAACTCGTGCTCGGAGTGGTGGCTGAATTTACCCGGGAAGGTAAGTGTGAGAGGTTGGATGGGATGTTTCCAAGGTATATTTGGCTGTCTGATTCATAGATGAAGGCGAATACATATGTCCAATGTGTACTGTCTTTGGACTGGACGATGAAGAAGTTCAGACTTTGATCAAGGCTGGACTTAAGATGATCGATCGCaacaaagaagatgaaggataTGAAGTGAAGAACTCCGCCTTTAAGGTAAGACCAAGTAGTGAACGTGAAGTATTCCAATATGGAAGTTCAGAACATCACGATCCATTTCAATCAGTTGTCAACAAACGGTGATAAAACCAACGCAATTGTTATTGGCACTTTGTACATTCGATCATTGTTATATCGTTATGGATCCCTTGAGAGCCTTCATATCCCAGGATTAATTTTGTCATTAGTAAACAGCCTTAATGAGTGCCTTAAGATTTACTTGTGTTGATGTTTTTCATGCATACCACGATATCAGTCATGTGAACAGGTCATGAAAAAATTGTTTAAAATGACAATTAATCATAATAGAATTGCCACATATGTTAGACTAAACAATAATACGATTCTTAGCAATGGGTCGGTTGAAAAGAAGCTAATATATTTGTTCCATTGTCGATGACATCCGTTCAATATACCCAAAGTGTGAGCCATATTGCTCAATAATAAGGGATTCAGATGTAGACCCTTCTTCATTCATGAAATGGAATATAACGTTTCTCGGTTTCAAAGGTTGacgaattacttttttccgttttcaaGCCCATTCCGTTAACTTGTACTTTTCATGCAAGCTCGTGAAATTCATCAGAACGAGATGGCTCCGGTTTTGAACCAACAGCGTTCAAGTAATCATGTTACTAGCTTTCTTAAAAGGATGCCATTTTCCACACAAGTTTCACCGCAAGTTTGCATcgttgaaaaaaggaacagacagttttaaattttttcttcaagcacTCTTGAACCGTAACCAAAACACTCTAAAACTTTTGAGTGCCTTCGTCTAGACTGGGTTTTCGTTGCAACATAATCTCCCCCAAAATCTCAACAAATGACCAATTTGTTACACTctcaatcattttcatttaaatccCTTACAAGATGAGAAATTGACTTACCCAAGAGGCAAAAGAGTTGGTATGGAATAtccaaaaacatttgtttaaacaaaagaaaaacatcgCATCGGAAAGCATCAACCCACGTCATTACTTCGATCCTCTTTTCAGTTGATGCGGGAATTAGGCCGATTATTGGGCTACGAACCTATTGGAGACACCCAATGTACGGATGCTCCGAACGGCCGAAAAACCATCGTTTGGACGCTCACCAAGGATGCTTGAACTAATTCGTATATGCGACAACCACGTCGTTATCTTGCATATAATCGTATTATCTGCACCCACTTAAAGTATTACACCCCACTTCTTTAtgaccaaaccaaaaaaacaaccaacaaccaaccacgAACCACCAACCCGATCATTCTCGTCAAATTCACCGTGCCAcagtttcaagtcaaatgaaataaatataaTTACCTCATTCCAACTCTTGGGTTGCTCGATGATCCCTCAGAAAGATTGAACTAGGCTGCACCATTCATAAAACCTTGTCTCCAACATATTGACACGTGGCTCTCTGGAAAACAAGCAATAACTAGACGATCTATTTTGGGCTTTCCAACCCTGTTAGGTGAGAATGACAAAGGGAGACTCGTTCGATGCATCCATAAAAGACCTTGTGGAGAAGGGTAAACAATTGTTACTCCGAAGGTCGGAGGTCGGGTGTTTGAATTTAGAGAAGGTCTCCTCATGACGGACGAGGGTACCAAAAGAGTAGAACAATTTAAATTGTTGTACTGTCTGGTGTTTTGGTCTCATTGTTAGTGATCgcatcaatcaaaattgatccaGAGACACGCTTTCAAGTCCAAGCATATACTTTGGGTAGATTGTTGTTCTGAATTTACGACAACTTATGGCTCGGGGGAAACCGAAAGTGTCTGTTTGGATTAGTGatggggcgagttcggcaaaagtcggactcgtccgagtcctctgatttttCGACtctttgccggactcgagtcttttccCACATTCTCAGGTCAAGCTAAAAGGCTCGCCTTACGAAATTTAAcgacaaaatcatttttttacccttcctccaaaatcgagtaaaggactcgagtgcactcggactcgagtctgggctcgccccagcactactttGGGTATGATGATGGAAAAGTATGAAATAAAACTCCTTTCACCTTGAGAATTGCGTCAGCAACTGGTTTTTTTAATAAGGAAAGTGCCATGAAGCCCCGTTTTTCTGAATTTTATGATACGGAAATGGGGTTTGTTGATTAAGTACAATTAAAAACTTCAACAAACCATCATTCGTGCTGCTTCACTTGTTTGAATAAGGATTTTACGTTGCGCAAAATAAAGCTCAAAAGAGCTGAAACTTGTCATCATTTCTAGGTTTTGGGTACTTCAAAGTCGCAGATCGAGTATTATTCCTTGTGGCagtgaaaatgttttgaagagAATCTTCGTGGCCTTTGGCATTATTGAACGTGACCAAAGTCAGCGGACACGAGGTACAATATATCCAGtcccaaaaaagaaacttgggAAATAGTGCCTTGTGCATGTGAGCAAGTTCCATGCTCACGACGATGTTCCATCTGACACGTGGTgagaaactttttctttcttcatctgTTCCTCCTCGAAATGAGATCCTCCCCCTGTTTTAGAGCTTGCTAAATCGATGTTGGTTTCCTATGAAGTGCAATTACTGGCTTCATCCATTTGCTGAGTCTGAGAAGGAGAGCTATGGAAGCTTTGACAAATCATGAAAAACCCTTCCTCTTTCCGGAAGGTACAGTTCCCAACATACTTTCAAGCTAAATACCATTTCGAACATGAGAAAAACAATCGCCAAAGTACTGAAGAACTGGCATATTCCAGGCCACTTGTAAATCTCTTCAGAACAAGGAAATGCTTCTCATCTTTCAGGATTTCCTTGTTTCCACGGAACAGATCTTTTGGTTCAAGACCTTTGGgaccaaatatttgtcaaCTGTGAGTAAACCAAAGAGTATGCATGCTTAAAACGATTTTGTATGATTTGCAGGGAATACTGTAGCCAACTGTTCATCTGGACGGATACATTTTTTGGTATTAATCGTTATTGCGACTCTCTGTCATGCCGATGAGTAAAATCTTTATATCTTTGGTAGATATTCAAAACTAAAACGAAGTGCCGCTGAAACtatttctcgactttttcccCGGAGCAAGAGATAAATAATACtcacttgacattttttcgcACGACATTAGTTACTGCATGTAGGATAACAGCTGGAGTTGTGCTGATTTAGTGCTCTTGGCTAGCCCAGTCCAAGCAAGCATCTCTGAAGTATTTAATTACACCACAAGTTCCTATTTTGACGGCGTAAATGGACAAAACCTGCAGTCATTCATTAGTGATAGTAGCTACATGGAGTGGGAATATCCCAACATCGGGACACTTAAAAGCAGATGGCACTTCGAGCGAGAAAGAAAGCTGTCGTCTCACGATGCCCTCGCCACTTCTGACTTCACAAAGAACAAAACATTATAGTACAAATATTCAGTTTTCTAGACACAGGATGCAAGGGTGTACTGCGAGCAGCCCCTTTTTTACATGCTCTGTAGAGTGGATGGTTGATTGTTGATAACTTGTTAGAGTatgtttctgattgtagaggcgctgccttcAATCAGCTGGAGAGCCCTGTTCCATGATTGCCGATTCAGCTGCGTtagaaaaccacaacaaattTGGGAGAGCATCCGAC contains the following coding sequences:
- the LOC131888217 gene encoding uncharacterized protein LOC131888217, producing MPGKLVLGVVAEFTREDEGEYICPMCTVFGLDDEEVQTLIKAGLKMIDRNKEDEGYEVKNSAFKLMRELGRLLGYEPIGDTQCTDAPNGRKTIVWTLTKDA